In Frondihabitans sp. PAMC 28766, a genomic segment contains:
- a CDS encoding beta-ketoacyl synthase: MLILEPLEAAQARGAHVYMTIDGAASTADAYHVTAPAPHGTGAERTMRLALDDAGLAPDQIAHVNAHGTSTSLNDHAESEAVERVFAGSSPIVTSIKGVTGHSFGAAGAVEAVSVALTIKHKTVPPTIGLVNQDDDIHLDIPTEARPWTPGPVMSNSFGFGGHNGTLVFSPVD, from the coding sequence ATGCTCATCCTCGAGCCTCTCGAGGCGGCGCAGGCCCGCGGCGCCCACGTCTACATGACGATCGACGGGGCCGCCTCGACGGCTGACGCCTACCACGTGACCGCGCCCGCACCGCACGGGACGGGCGCCGAGCGCACGATGAGGCTCGCCCTCGACGACGCAGGCCTCGCCCCCGACCAGATCGCACACGTCAACGCGCACGGTACCTCGACCAGCCTCAACGACCACGCCGAGAGCGAGGCCGTCGAGCGCGTGTTCGCAGGGTCCTCGCCCATCGTCACGAGCATCAAGGGCGTCACCGGCCACTCGTTCGGCGCCGCCGGCGCGGTCGAGGCCGTCTCGGTCGCGCTCACCATCAAGCACAAGACCGTGCCGCCGACCATCGGCCTCGTCAACCAGGACGACGACATCCACCTCGACATCCCCACCGAGGCCCGACCGTGGACGCCCGGCCCGGTGATGTCGAACAGCTTCGGTTTCGGCGGCCACAACGGCACTCTGGTGTTCTCGCCCGTCGACTGA
- a CDS encoding MarR family winged helix-turn-helix transcriptional regulator — protein sequence MLDQPSLVSAVRALARASRIVERASDGLSFADYRVLAAISSGEERASRLAARLAVGKPTISATVDSLHRRGLIRRDAVAGDARATSLALTPEGEQLFDQMEGRMCRQLELLAERAPDPDALVASLAALGDAVEEAVAERRQKEATA from the coding sequence ATGCTCGATCAGCCCTCCCTCGTCTCCGCCGTGCGCGCCCTCGCACGCGCCTCCCGCATCGTCGAGCGCGCCTCCGACGGCCTCAGCTTCGCCGACTACCGCGTGCTCGCGGCGATCTCGAGCGGTGAGGAGCGCGCCTCGCGGCTGGCAGCCCGGCTCGCGGTCGGCAAGCCGACGATCAGCGCCACGGTCGACTCCCTGCACCGCCGCGGCCTCATCCGCCGCGACGCCGTCGCAGGCGATGCTCGGGCGACGTCGTTGGCGCTGACCCCCGAGGGCGAGCAGCTCTTCGACCAGATGGAGGGGCGCATGTGCCGGCAGCTCGAATTGCTGGCCGAGCGAGCACCGGATCCTGACGCCCTCGTCGCGTCACTTGCCGCTCTGGGCGACGCCGTCGAAGAGGCCGTCGCCGAGCGCCGCCAGAAGGAGGCCACCGCGTGA
- a CDS encoding ABC transporter ATP-binding protein, which yields MGATLIASGHLTSGALIAFLLYIDMFFSPIQQLSQVFDSWQQTRVSVSRISDLMKLETLTPEAQDATTPQRLRGALELRGVRFSYPLVTPATATPERRGPSDRRSIALAPALHPKPPEALHEIALTVPPGETIALVGETGAGKSTVMKLIARFYDPDEGAVLVDGHDLRHLDLHAFRTQLGYVPQEAFLFTGSVRDNISYGRSSATDAEVEAAARAVGAHDFVGELPGGYHHQLSERGRSLSAGHRQLIALARAELVDPAILLLDEATSNLDLLTESRVTAAMQSVSRGRTTVVIAHRLQTARAADRIGVLAGGRIAELGSHDELLALDGKYASMWRAYEAVEAR from the coding sequence GTGGGTGCGACTCTGATCGCGTCCGGTCATCTCACCTCGGGCGCGCTCATCGCCTTCCTGCTTTACATCGACATGTTCTTCTCGCCGATCCAGCAGCTGTCGCAGGTCTTCGACTCATGGCAGCAGACCAGAGTCTCGGTGTCGCGCATCAGCGACCTGATGAAGCTCGAGACGCTCACCCCCGAGGCGCAGGATGCCACGACCCCCCAGCGCCTACGAGGTGCCCTCGAGCTCCGAGGCGTCCGGTTCTCGTACCCGCTCGTGACCCCGGCGACCGCCACCCCCGAGCGTCGCGGCCCCAGCGACCGCCGCTCGATCGCCCTCGCCCCGGCGCTCCACCCGAAGCCGCCCGAAGCGCTGCACGAAATAGCCCTGACGGTTCCACCCGGCGAGACCATCGCCCTCGTCGGCGAGACCGGCGCCGGAAAGTCGACCGTGATGAAGCTGATCGCGCGCTTCTACGACCCCGACGAGGGCGCTGTGCTCGTCGACGGTCACGACCTTCGGCACCTCGACCTGCACGCCTTCCGCACGCAGCTCGGCTACGTGCCGCAGGAGGCCTTCCTCTTCACCGGCAGCGTCCGCGACAACATCAGCTATGGGCGATCCTCGGCGACGGATGCCGAAGTAGAGGCCGCGGCGCGAGCCGTCGGCGCGCACGACTTCGTCGGCGAGCTGCCCGGCGGCTACCACCATCAGCTCTCCGAGCGCGGCCGGTCGCTGTCGGCGGGCCATCGCCAGCTGATCGCGCTCGCCCGAGCCGAACTCGTGGATCCGGCGATCCTGCTGCTCGACGAGGCCACGTCGAACCTCGACCTGCTCACCGAGTCCCGTGTCACCGCGGCCATGCAGAGCGTGTCGCGGGGCCGCACCACCGTCGTGATCGCCCACCGGCTGCAGACCGCGCGCGCCGCCGACCGCATCGGCGTGCTCGCCGGCGGCCGGATCGCCGAGCTCGGCAGCCACGACGAGCTCCTTGCCCTCGACGGGAAGTACGCGTCGATGTGGCGGGCGTACGAGGCGGTGGAGGCCCGCTAG